In one window of Microcaecilia unicolor chromosome 9, aMicUni1.1, whole genome shotgun sequence DNA:
- the SPC25 gene encoding kinetochore protein Spc25 isoform X1, translated as MSHLHSEDELGSNMHKKDFQTTSIIPLCEESINRAMMEFKTSFMNRMTDEYISQIIGTKDAYKESIKTLTETLTRKYMEGQLMAEKILESQSDCVLQNKCIEEKQEELLEQVAKLKRNKEQNVEQVKIIQSLKEEFNGKRAHIFANKRAIKDRLKELEKSAALFTERLGLEIRKLHGEKLQFVFRYINPKAPHQPYTFILCINEGGQYEVLSCDPPLECISELQQKVQETNNFSAFLANFRKAFTVLACNEKEI; from the exons ATGTCCCACCTGCATTCAGAAGATGAGCTGGGTTCAAATATGCATAAGAAGGATTTTCAAACCACTTCTATAATTCCTTTGTGTGAAGAATCCATAAATCGGGCCATGATGGAATTCAAGACCAGTTTTATGAACCGTATGACTGATGAATACATCAGTCAAATAATAGGCACAAAAGACGCTTACAAGGAGTCCATAAAAACTTTAACAG AAACATTGACCAGGAAGTACATGGAAGGCCAGCTCATGGCTGAGAAAATCCTTGAATCACAAAGTG ATTGCGTACTGCAGAACAAGTGCATTGAAGAAAAGCAAGAGGAGCTATTAGAACAGGTTGCAAAATTGAAACGGAATAAAGAGCAAAATGTTGAGCAGGTAAAAATCATCCAAAGCCTGAAGGAAGAATTCAACGGAAAACGAGCAC ATATTTTTGCAAATAAAAGGGCTATTAAAGACCGTCTGAAGGAACTGGAAAAATCAGCAGCACTGTTCACAGAGCGACTAGGATTAGAAATCCGAAAGCTGCATG GTGAAAAATTGCAGTTTGTATTCCGATATATTAATCCCAAAGCTCCTCATCAACCTTATACCTTTATCCTCTGCATAAATGAAGGAGGACAGTATGAAG TACTATCTTGTGATCCCCCCTTGGAGTGCATCTCTGAACTTCAGCAGAAAGTTCAGGAAACGAACAATTTTTCAGCATTTCTCGCCAACTTTAGAAAAGCTTTCACTGTGTTAGCTTGTAATGAAAAAGAGATATGA
- the SPC25 gene encoding kinetochore protein Spc25 isoform X2 — protein MSHLHSEDELGSNMHKKDFQTTSIIPLCEESINRAMMEFKTSFMNRMTDEYISQIIGTKDAYKESIKTLTDCVLQNKCIEEKQEELLEQVAKLKRNKEQNVEQVKIIQSLKEEFNGKRAHIFANKRAIKDRLKELEKSAALFTERLGLEIRKLHGEKLQFVFRYINPKAPHQPYTFILCINEGGQYEVLSCDPPLECISELQQKVQETNNFSAFLANFRKAFTVLACNEKEI, from the exons ATGTCCCACCTGCATTCAGAAGATGAGCTGGGTTCAAATATGCATAAGAAGGATTTTCAAACCACTTCTATAATTCCTTTGTGTGAAGAATCCATAAATCGGGCCATGATGGAATTCAAGACCAGTTTTATGAACCGTATGACTGATGAATACATCAGTCAAATAATAGGCACAAAAGACGCTTACAAGGAGTCCATAAAAACTTTAACAG ATTGCGTACTGCAGAACAAGTGCATTGAAGAAAAGCAAGAGGAGCTATTAGAACAGGTTGCAAAATTGAAACGGAATAAAGAGCAAAATGTTGAGCAGGTAAAAATCATCCAAAGCCTGAAGGAAGAATTCAACGGAAAACGAGCAC ATATTTTTGCAAATAAAAGGGCTATTAAAGACCGTCTGAAGGAACTGGAAAAATCAGCAGCACTGTTCACAGAGCGACTAGGATTAGAAATCCGAAAGCTGCATG GTGAAAAATTGCAGTTTGTATTCCGATATATTAATCCCAAAGCTCCTCATCAACCTTATACCTTTATCCTCTGCATAAATGAAGGAGGACAGTATGAAG TACTATCTTGTGATCCCCCCTTGGAGTGCATCTCTGAACTTCAGCAGAAAGTTCAGGAAACGAACAATTTTTCAGCATTTCTCGCCAACTTTAGAAAAGCTTTCACTGTGTTAGCTTGTAATGAAAAAGAGATATGA